From the Cohaesibacter sp. ES.047 genome, the window TCGTAACCGACATAGACCCCAACCACCAGATCGGGTGAATATCCCACGAACCAGGCGTCCCGCTCGTCGTTGGTGGTGCCGGTCTTGCCCGCAATCGGTTTGCCGACTTCACGCACGACCGGAGCTGTACCGCGTGTAACGACCCCTTCAAGCATGGAAGTGATCTGATAGGCAGTCATCGGATCGAGCACCTGTTCGCGATTGTCGATCACTTCAGGCTCATCCTGATTCTGCCAGCTCTGCACGTTGCAGGCGTCGCAGATGCGCTGATCATGCTTATAGATGGTTTTGCCGTAGCGGTCCTGCACACGGTCGACAAAGGTCGGCGTTACACGCCGTCCGCCATTAGCGAGCATCGAATAGGCCGTCACCATGCGCATGACCGTCGTTTCACCCGCGCCCAGCGCCATCGACAGCACCGGCATGAGATTGTCATAGATGCCAAAGCGTTTGGCATATTCGGCAACAAGCGGCATGCCCATGTCCTGTGCAAGACGCACGGTCATCACGTTACGTGACTTTTCGATCCCAAGACGCAGGGTCGAAGGACCATAGAATTTGCCACCATAGTTCTGGGGCCGCCAGATGCCCTGTCCACCACCCTGCTGGATCTCGATCGGCGCATCCATCACCACGCTCGAAGGCGTGTAGCCATTGTCGAGTGCTGTTGCATAGACAAACGGCTTGAACGACGATCCGGGCTGACGGTAGGCCTGTGTCGCACGGTCGAACTGGCTCTGGTCATAGGAAAACCCGCCAGCAATCGCGAGGATCCGACCCGTATAGGGATCCATGGCAATCAACGCGCCAGAGACTTCCGGCGGCTGCTCCAGACTGTAGCTGCCATCCTCCTCTTTGGTCACATAAACCACGTCACCAGGCGCGAATACATCAGAGGTCTTTCGAATCGCCTTGCCCTTGCGATCGCCCTTGGACCACTTGGCCCATTTCAGATCTTTGAGCGGAATGGTGCCAGTTTCACGCGCCGTAGAGACCTCGCCTGTAGCGTCTTTTTCGGGACGCAAACCAATGGTCGCTTCGTTGTCGCCAGCTTCCAGAACGACGGCCAGCTTCCACTCGGGAACGTCAGAGAGCGGATCGATCTTGTAAAGAGCGGTTCCCCAATCATCGGTAATCGACGCTGTCTTCACGGGACCGCGCCACCCCTTACGGCGATCATACTTGATCAGGCCATCATTGAGAGCCTTGCGGGCTTCAACCTGCAGATCAACATCAAGCGATGTGCGAACCGACAATCCACCCTTGTAGAGCTTTTCGGTTCCGAATTCCTCGTCAATCCATCGGCGCACTTCCTCGGCGAAATAGTCCGCAGCAAATATATGCGCACCACGGGGACGGAACTTGACCTCAAGATCGGACGCCTTGGCCTGATTGGCCTCTTCGATTGTGGCATAGCCATTGTTGACCATCTGGTCGATGACCCAATTGCGTCGCTCGATGGCCTTTTCGGTATCATGGATCGGATGATAGTTGTTCGGAGCCTTGGGTAGGGCCGCCAGATAGGCCACCTCGGCCAAAGTCAGCTCGTGTACGGATTTGTCGAAATAGTGCAGCGCAGCCGACCCGATGCCATAAGAACCGATCCCGAAGAAGATCTCGTTGAGATAAAGCTCAAGGATCTCGTCTTTCGAGAAGGCCTGCTCGATACGCATTGACAGAAGCGCTTCCTTGATCTTGCGCTCATAGGATTGCTCCGAGCTTAGAAGGAAGTTCTTCGCCACCTGCTGGGTGATGGTCGACGCACCGACAGGACGCCGGTTCGATCCATAATTGCGCACGTTGGTCACGATCGCACGGGCAATGCCCATGAAGTCAAGGCCGGCATGATTATAGAAATTTTTGTCCTCGGCAGACAGGAAAGCCTGTTTCACACGATCAGGAATTGCCTGAATAGGTAGGAACAGACGACGCTGTTCTGCATATTCCGCCATCAACTGACCGTCAGCCGCATGAATTCGGGTCATCACCGGTGGTTCGTAATTCCGCAAGGCCGTGAAGTCGGGCAGTCCCGCCATCATGGAGTTGAGGAAGATGTACACGGCGACCGCCACGACGATGAACAGAACTGACCCTGCGGCAAACAAAAAGCCGAAGAAACGCCAAATTATCATATCTGTCCCTATTTTCTCATTCGCTCGGAGTTGCGCAACTGACACCGCAGGGTGCCGCTCTCAGGTCGTTCCATCCCATGCAAAGTCGCAAGCACGAATCATGTTTTTAAGGATTCGGACCCCGCAACGCAGGGCCAAGACTTATTCTGCCAATTTTCAATTTGCAACCATTCCATCACATTGGGGCAGCAAAAGGGCTTGGAATGCCACATATTGGGCACAGTGGCATTGACCGAAACAGCGTGTTATTTTTGCCACACCGCCCCGAGCGCTCGGATTTCAGGTCTTGGCCTGCTTGTCATCCGCCCCGTTCCGCCGCCTCTTGCTCTCTTGATCCAACTGCGCGAGCCAACGGCTCATGGGATGGGTGGAAAGGCCATGCAGAAAGACACTCATCAAGACAGTCGTGAAAACGACCCCGGCAATGAAATCCGTATGCGGAACACCAGCATTGCTGACAATCTCGACGAACACGAGGCTCGCCAGACCGCGCGGTCCAAACCATCCCAAATAGGTCTTCCCGGCCAGTGTTTCACCAGACCAGGCAAGAGACAGAATGATGGACAGGCTGCGCACCACGGTAAGACTGAGCAAGGCGTAGACCAGCACTGTCCAATGCATCACGGGCATCATGATATCAAGCATGACCGCACCGAAAAATACCCAGACAACAAGAGATAACGTCTCTCCCACCTCGGTCGCCCCCTCGATCATACCGTGGGAGAAGCGCTTGGTCAGTTGCCGGAACATCAGCCCGCCACAGAAAGCCGCGATATAGCCGCTGCCCTCCAGTTCCTGTGCGAAGGCAAAACTGCACATCGCCAAGGCAACAACAGGAATCTGCTTCCAGTCGGCATCGACCCAATTAAAGCGCTTGGCCTGCTGCATCAGAAAAACGCCAACCATCGAAACAGCGACACCAACAACGACGCCCAGACCGATCTCGCGCAGAAGGATCACCATCACATCGGTGCCGCTCATCGACGAATCCGGCAGCGCAACAGCCAACTCGATCAGAACCAGAAGGACCGGCACCGCAAGACCATCATTGAGCCCGCTCTCAACATTAAGGCCGGTGCGCAGATAGTTCGGCACCGCCTCGTCATGCAGACATTCCGCACCAAGCGCGGCGTCGGTTGCCGCCAGACAACAGGCAACAATCGCGATTTCCCAGATCGGAAGGTGATCGAATAAAAGCCAGCCGACGGCGGTTCCCAGCAGCATCACCAGAGGCATGCCGATGAACAGCATGCGTTCGGGAATGCGGATTTTGTGCACAAGAGCGGACCGATTGGCCGTGGCTGCATCAGTGAAAAGCACAAGCGCCAGTGTCCAGTCGGCAAAGGTGCGTACACTGTGGGCATTGATGTTGAATTCAAACAACCCAAGGCCCCAATTGCCTGCCAGCAATCCAAAAAGCACAAAGATCATCGGCCCGGTCAGCACCGTCGACGACAATCTGGCCGAAATCAGCGAATAGAAAAAGGCAAAGGCCGCAAGCAGTCCGACATTGGCAATCATGACAATCCTCTCACGGCCATGCGTTCCGCCCGACTTGGGAGGACCGGATCCTATCCCGCGTCCGGTGCAATCAGACCACTGGACTGCGTTGAGCGACGCAGAAAGAACGTCCGCATCGATTTCGAAATGGACTCGACCGCCTTTTCTTGCCAGGCTTTCGAAGCCAGCGCCGACTGATCCTTGCTATTGGACAGATAGCCCAACTCCACCAGCACGCTGGGGATGTCCGGTGCCTTAAGCACCTTGAACCCGGCAGAGCGCTCAGGGGTCTTTGACAGTCGGATGGAAGACTTCAGCGCACCAACCAGTGTGCGCGAGTAAAGCGCCGAATGATTGGAGGTCTCTCTGCGGGTCAGATCGATGAGAATGTCCGCGACGACATCATCATCCTTCTCGATCTCAAGACCGGCGAGAAGATCCGACCTGTTTTCCTGCCTTGCGAGACGCGCGGCAACAGCGTCCGACGCCTTGTCCGAAAGGGTGTAGACCGTGGCTCCACGCACATAACTCTGCCTAACCGTATCGGCATGAATAGAGACGAACAAGTCCGCTTTCAACTCCCGCGCAATGGCGACGCGCTTCGAAAGTGAGATGAACACATCTTTCTCACGGGTCATGGCAACCCGAACATGCCCGTCCTTCTCCAGTCGCTTCTTCAGCGCCTTGGCAAAAGTCAGCACCAACTCGCTCTCTTTGAGACCAGAGCGCGATGTGGCGCCCCGGTCAATGCCCCCGTGCCCCGGATCAATCACCACCAATGGCCGTGGGTCTTCCGGGGGGGCCTCATCCACAGCGCTGGACGCTGCAGCTACAGCAAGGCGCTTGTCGTCGATCGTGCCGTCGACATCGACGTGCATCACATCCTTCATGGTCTCCTTGACAAAGACGTCTTGCTCGACCGCTTCAAGTTCGATCAGGATCTTGGCAGGAATATCATCAACCGGCGGGAAGGTCTGGGCCTTGATGATCCGCACAGGGTCGGTCAGGTCCAGAACGATGCGAGAGCGGGAGCCGCTGAAGGAACCAAACCGGAAATTCTTGACCAGCGCACGCTCCACCTGCCCCATGCCATGCTCGACCTCGAAATCCATGCCCGGCAGATCGATTACCAACCGGTAGGGTTCATCAAGGGCAAAGATCGTGAAGTCGACAGGCTGGCTGACATCAATCACAAAGCGCGACAGCTCTTTGGTGCCAGTGGTTCGCACGGCTTCAACGACAACAGGGTCGGAGCCAGACTGATCATCCGCCCGCGCTCCATCAACGCCAAACAACGATACAGCCGCAAGACACACCAGAAGGGTCAGCAAGGCTCTGCCGCTTGCGCACCGGAGCCGTGCGCTGACGTCTGCGAGAATGGATATCATTCGAGCTTTTCGTTTCAAGGATCCGCTCATGCTCAAGAAGTCTCTATCTGCCTTTGAAAGATTTGCTAAACCATAAACACGTCGAGGTTAACCCCATCTTGACAGAAATCACCTAAGAGTGACTCAAGCCTACTGCTTTCATACAGGACTTCGGGTGTCCATATGTATCAAATGCGACACAGATGATGCGTTGCACTTGCATATTCCCGCAAGGAACCCTAAAAAGGCCAATGGGCTATTGTTGCAAAGCAATGATCCGATTCGATGATTTGCATGTTTGACCGAGTAAAATCAGAAGATGCAAATTGACGGCAACCGCACCCGTTTCGACGTGTTCAACGACCGTTGCGACGAAAGGGAGCGCCGACGAATTGTACATGCCAAGCTTTAAGCAAAATGCCTCAGGATATCAGACTGTTATCCTGGAAACATGATTTTTCGCCGCAAGTCCCTTGGCTCTAACAAAGCTTGGGACTTACTGGCCTTTTAGAACCCCCTCCCCGAATGCAGCGTTTTTTCGCATTCGCCGGGTAGCGAATTTCAACAAGAGGACCCCGCCAAGTGATGTGCACAACGACAAGACAGAAGGTCGGAGATCGCTTTGCAGCCATGCTGCATGCCCTGACCAACGGTCGTCGGCACGTCCGTCCACAGGAGAAGGCAGGGTCGTCCCCAGATAAAAGCGGAGAAGCGCGAACCTGCCGAGTGTCGGAAATTCCGGCCAGAACGGTTGTCGGCGCGCCTTTCCGTGGAGACACGTTCCAATGCCAAATCAAATGCTCGTCGATGCGACGCACCCGGAAGAGACCCGGGTTGTTGTCGTACGCGGCAATCGGGTCGAGGAATTCGACTTTGAGTCCGCCAATCGCAAACAATTGCGCGGTAATATCTATCTAGCGAAAGTTACCAGAGTTGAGCCTTCGCTTCAGGCTGCATTCGTCGACTACGGCGGCAACCGTCATGGCTTTCTCGCATTCAGCGAAATCCATCCCGATTATTACCAGATCCCGGTAGCTGACCGTCAGGCGCTCCTTGAGGAAGAAAAAGGCCATCATTCCGACGACGAGGAAGATGAGTCCGAAGCGGCCGAACCAAAGCGCAAACGCTCTTCGCGGTCTCGCCGGAATTCCAAACAGTCCAAGAAGAACAACGGCGACGCCAAGCAGCCAGAAGCAGCAGACAAGACGGACAATCAGTCCGACAGCGACACCTCTGCGGCGGACACCCAGTCTGCTGATACGCCCGATTCGGAGCCTGCGAACAATCCGGAGAACAACGATGTGGCCGCGAGTGCTGCCTCGGAGAGCTCCGATGTTCCGGCCGCTGACGCTCCTTCAGGATCAGACGATGACGACAGCAATCCGCCAGCACAGGCGCACGCAGTCGCCAAGGATGACAGTGTCGAGGTAGACCCTGACGACATCGAGGAAGCCGAGGAACTGGACGACGACGAAAAAGTCCCGTTCGAAGCGCTCGACGACAGCGATGACGATGATGATTCCGATGAGAACGGCGATGTCGAGCATGTCGGTGCTGAAGACGCAATGGAAGAAGTACCGGAGCGCCGCACCCGTCGTCGCGCTCGCCAGTACAAGATCCAGGAAGTCATCAAGCGTCGCCAGATCCTTCTGGTTCAGGTCGTCAAGGAAGAACGCGGCAACAAGGGCGCAGCCCTGACCACCTATCTTTCCCTCGCAGGCCGTTATTCGGTCCTGATGCCGAACACGGCACGCGGTGGCGGCATTTCGCGCAAGATCACCAACGTGACCGACCGCAAGCGCCTTAAAACAATTGCTTCCGAGCTGGAAGTTGCCGACGGCATGGGCGTCATCCTGCGCACAGCCGGTGCATCGCGTACCAAGACCGAGATCAAGCGCGATTTCGAATATCTCCTGCGTCTGTGGGAGAATGTTCGCGATCTGACCCTACAATCCGCCGCGCCGACGCTGGTCTATGAGGAGGGATCGCTGATCAAGCGATCCATTCGAGACCTTTACAACAAGGACATCGATCAGGTTCTTGTCGCTGGCGAAGAAGGCTACAAGGAAGCCAAGGGCTTCATGCGCATGCTCATGCCGAGCCATGCCCGCAATGTTCAGCCCTATCGCGATCCGCAGCCGATCTTCACGCGCATGGGCATCGAAAATCAGCTCGACGCCATGTTCAGCCCGCAGGTCACACTGAAATCCGGCGGCTATATCGTCATCGACCAGACCGAGGCTCTTGTCTCTATCGACGTCAACTCGGGGCGTTCGACCCGCGAGCACAACATCGAGGACACGGCGCTTTCGACCAACTTGGAAGCGTCCGAAGAGATTTCCCGTCAGTTGCGTCTGCGCGATCTGGCCGGCCTTGTTGTCATCGACTTCATCGATATGGAAGAGAAGCGCAACAACCGGTCTGTCGAGAAACGCCTGAAGGATTGCCTCAAGTCCGACCGTGCCCGCATTCAGGTCGGCCGCATATCCCATTTCGGCCTCATGGAAATGTCCCGCCAGCGCATCCGCACCGGCGTTCTGGAAAGCTCCATGGACCCCTGCCCGCATTGTCATGGCACCGGCTATGTCCGAGCATCGGCCTCTGTTGCGCTGTTGATTCTGCGCTCCATTGAGGACCACCTGCTCAAGGGTGTGACCCATCATGTCGTGGTCAAGACCCGCGGCAATGTGGCTCTTTATATCCTCAACCAGAAACGTCAGAACCTGTTCGAATTGGAAGGCCGCTTTGGCGTGAACATCTTCATTGAGGTCGACGATCATCTGGAAGGCAAACATCTGGAAATCGAACGGGGGGATCCGCTCGAGGAGCCAGTCGCTCCCACTCCGACCGTTTCCATGCTGATGACCGACGATCTCGACAATGACGACGATCTCGAGTTCGAAGCCGAAATGGAACGCGAACAGGATGAGGAAAGCAGCTCGAAAAAACGCCGCCGTCGCAGACGTCGCAAGAAAGGCAACCAGCAAGACCTGAGAAATGGTCAGCAGGATGACGATAACGATAGCGATGATGGCGATAATGACACCGACGCTGACGATGACAGCGAAAACGGTGAAGCCTCCTCTGGTCAGCAGGACGCTAGCAGCGATGATGACAATGACGAAAGGCCGAAAAAGAGCCGTCGTCGTGGTCGCCGCGGCGGTCGCCGTAATCGCCGCAATCGCAACAATGACGGTCAGGATCAGACGTCTGACGCTTCAGGCGAAGATGATGCGGCATCCGCAAGTGAAGGGTCGCCCGACAGGTCTTCTGACGACAGCTCTTCTGATGCCAGCTCTTCTGAAGAAAGTTCCTCAGAGAATAGAGCATCTGTGAGCGATCAAAATCCGGACCGGAATGACGCCCCAGAACCGATCATCTCGGCAGAACCGACAGGCGAACTGCCTGACATGGCACCGATCGCTGCAAGTGAAGAAGTCGGCAATGTCACTGAAGAAACAGTGACGCCCGAAATCGCAGCGCCCGAACCTGCATCAGAGGTTATCAGCGAAGCCGCAAGCTCCGAAGAAGCCGCAGCAACTATGTCAGACGTAACGCAAGCAGCCGAACCCGCTCCAGATGCGCAAGCATCGGTCGAGAGCACGGCAGAAAACGAGCAAGACGACGTCAAAGGCGAGGAGGCAGCAGATGCCGACACCGCCCCCTTTCCCGTCGAAAGCAAACAAGAAAAGTCCGAACCAGAGCAGTCAGAAGACAAACGGCCCAAGCGCTCCGGTTGGTGGAATCGCAACGGCTTTCTTTAAACGCTGGTTGAAATTCTGACCCAGACTTCTTGGATCAACACAAAAGCCGCTTCCCTTCGGAAGCGGCTTTTTTTATCCACAAGCGGTCATCTCAATCGGCAGTTTAATCGGCAGTTTAATCGAGAACGCCAAATACCATTCAGAATTGAGTTAACCAGCACTATTACCAATACAAATCCCGTAAAAACCCCTTTCCTTGCGACGATACAAAAGGGTAGTTTTACACACCTACATTTGTACAAACCGGAATTTGAAGCATTCAAAGCAGTTTGGTTTATACTGTTTTCTATTGTGGTTAGCGGGGGTAAGGCGATGACAGATCACCTAGAAAACACGACAGAAATTCGCGACATCCTGAACCAAGCATACAAGAAAGCGGACGCGATGAACGCGTCATTTCTTTGTTACCTCATCATGATGGCAATGCAGGAATGCCATGGGCACCTGATCAAGACCGAAGCGATGACTTCCAACGGATCCAAGCACCCAATCGCTTGATGGCCTCGGCCATATCCACTTCGGTGCCTGCAAAGGATAGTCTGACAAAGCGGTGGCCGCGCGTGATATCAAAATCGGCCCCCGGCGTGATGGCGACCTTCGCCTCCGTGAGACATCGGTTGGCGAAATCCATGGAATCGTTGGTCAGCTTGCTGACATCGCAATAGGTGTAGAAGGCTCCGTCCATGGGCATGAAATCCCCCAGCCCGATCCCCGGCAAAGCTTCCACCAACAGGGCCCTGTTACGGCCATATCCTGCCTTGATCGCTTCAAGCTCCTCAGTGGCATCGAAAGCCGCCATGGCCGCAACCTGACTGAGCATCGGCGCCGAAATATAGAGGCTCTGTCCAAGGCATTCGACCGACCGCCGCGCCTTGTCCGGCAACACCATCCAGCCGATGCGCCACCCGGTCATGCAGTAATATTTCGAGAAGCTGTTGATGATCACCACATTGGGCGAGATCGCGAGCGCCGTTTGTGCCTCGAAGCTATACTCAAGCCCGTGGTAGATTTCATCGGAAATGAACCAGATCCCCAGTTCCTCGCAAGTCTCGATCACCGACTGCAGGGCTTCGGCTTCCATGATCGTTCCCGATGGATTGGAAGGGCTGGCGATGAGCACGCCCTTGACCGAACCCTCCAGATGAGCGGCACGAATGGCGTCGGCGGTCAGACACCAGCGGTCCTCGGCTCTGGTCTCCACTTCGACAACCTCCAGCCCGAGGGCGGACAGAATATTGCGATAGGCCGGGTAGCCCGGACTTGGCAGGATGATCCGGTCTCCAGCCTCAAACAATGCAAGAAAAGCAAGATTGAACCCGGCGCTGGACCCGGTCGTCACAGCGACCTGATCCGGTGAAACAGACACGCCATATCTCTCCATATAGTGCTGGGCGATCCGCTCCCGAAGCGGCAGGATCCCGAGCGCATCGGTGTATCCGATCCGGCCATCCACCAGCGCCTTTTGCGCGGCCTCAAGGACCGGCTGAGGAGCCGGAGCCCCCGGTTGGCCGACCTCCATATGAACGATATCGGCCCCGTCAGCCGCCATGACATTGGCCTTGGCCATCACATCCATCGCCAGAAAAGGCTGGATCGCTCCCCGCTTGGAAATCGTGAGCATGTTTCTTTCCCTTTGGCTGTCTTTTCCCTCCTGTGCCATAATTTCACCCCTGAGGGATGAAACCATCCGGGCCAAACCAAAACGAAGCGCTGATGGTGTTGCTTCAGTCTTAGTCACCCGCAAGTGGGAAAAGGCGGTGTTCATGTTTCTAGGCTTTGGTATCAAGTCTTTGCGAAAACTTCTACCGGTTTGCACACCTGTTGAAGTCAACCGGACAAAACAGCGGATACTCAGGAGCGCATCTCACAGCCTGCTGGCTGCCTTGATCGCGCTTGGCCCTATCCTGCATGCCGCAAGCGCCAACGCTCAGAACAGCAAGCTGCGCCTTGTGCGCGATGCCGAGACCGAAGAGCTGATCAGAGACTACGCCCGTCCAATTCTCAAGGTTGCGGGTCTCAAGCCGGGCAACATCCGTATCCATCTGGTCAATGACAGCCGCATGAATGCCTTCGTCGTCGATGGCAAGCGAATCTTCATCAACACCGGCACCTTGATTGCCGCCAAGACCCCCAACGAAGTCATCGGCATCCTTGCCCATGAAACGGGCCACATCGCTGGCGGCCATCTCGTCCGGCTGCGTCGGGCGGTTGAAAATGCACAGACAATGGCGGTGGTCGGGATGCTTTTGGGAGCAGGTGCCGCCGCAGCAGGCGCTGCCACAGGCAACAGGAATGCCGCAGCAGTAGGAAGCGGCATCATGATGGGCTCCCCCACCATTGCCCAGAATTCCTTGCTCAACTATGCCCGCACCGAAGAAATCGCCGCCGACCGCGCTGCGATCCGCTACCTCGAACGGTCGGGCCAGTCGGCCAAAGGCATGCTGACCACATTCCAGCGCTTTGCGGATCAGGATCTCTTCTCATCGCGCTACGTCGATCCCTATATCCAGTCCCATCCCCTGCCCCGCGAGCGCATTTCACAGATTGAGCGCCTCGCAAAAAGCAGCAAGCACTATCAAAAAAAGGACAGTCCAGCGCTTCAATTCCGCCATGACATGGTGCGCGCCAAGCTGTCGGCCTTTACCCAGCGCGCCAAGCGCGTGATGCGCAAATACAAGGGCAACGATCTCCCCAGCCAATATGCCCGTGCGATCGTCACCTATCGCCTCGGCAGCCACAAGAAGGCTCTTCGGCTCGTTGACAGCCTGATCAAGGCCCGTCCCGACTTCCCTTACTTCTGGGAACTTAAGGGGCAGATTCTGCTCGAAACAGGGTCGGGCGACCAGGCCATTGCCCCGCTCAATCAGGCCGTGAACATGCATCCGAATGAAGGACTTCTGCGCGTCATGCTCGGACAGGCGCTGCTTTCGGCCAAACGCAACCGCAATCCGAAAGCGGCCATATCGCATTTGCGCCGCGGTCTTCAGAATGACCCAGACCAACCCATCGGCTATCGCCTTCTCGCTCAGGCCTATGACCAGATCGGAAAACGGGCCGAAGCCGAAATGGCCACCGCAAACGGCTATTTCGCGCAAGGCGATATCAGCTCGGCAAAAGCCATGGCCACCCGCGCCCAGAAAAAGCTCAAACGCGGCAGCCCCGAATGGGTTCAGGCGCAGGACATCATCGATTACAGACCACCGAAAATCTGAATGGCCAGCAAAGCTCTGGCACCCATGCGCCCCTGTCGACAGGCCGCGGTAAATGGTCACTTTCAAGTGAACAATTTCAGTTTTGTCACCAAATGGGCCCATTCTGGCATAAGGTGCGCCCAAAGAGACAGTCACGACCTCCGTTGACCCGACGGACAAACATCAAGGATGCTATTCCATGCAACCAGTCAAGCACTTGATTGCCCTGCTGCTGTTCGCCATAGCGACCACGGGCCTAGCGGCCGGCAACGCCAACGCCGCCTCCTTCGACGATGCTCAGAAGGAAGAAATCGAACAGATCGTCACCGACTATCTTTTGGAAAATCCCGATGTTATCCGTCAGGTTTTTGGCAAGCTCCGCGAAGAAGATTCCAAGCGTGAACAAGCCGCTCGCGCCGAGCGTGCCAATCGCGCCAAACAGGCCTTGGCCGAAAACAAGGATGAGCTCCTCAATGCCGAGGACCAGATCGTCTTTGGCAACCCGGACGGCGATGTGACCATCGTGGAGTTTCTCGACTACAACTGCGGCTACTGCAAACAGGCCTTCGGCAGCATGTTGTCGCTTGTAGAGAGTGATAAGGATCTTCGCTTCATCGTCAAGGAATGGCCGGTTCTGGGTCCGCAATCCATGGAGGCAGCCCTTGTTGCCATGGCCGTCACGCAAGAAGCGCCGGAAAAATACTGGGACTTCCACAAGGCAATGATGACCTTGCGCGGCACGGCTGACAAGGAAAGCGCCCTGCGTGTTGCCGAAAAACTCGGCCTATCACGAAGCAAGCTTGAGGCACTTTATGAAGACAAGTCGCTGATCAAGCCAATCGAAGACAACTACCGTCTTGCAGAAGCGCTGCAACTGACCGGCACACCCGGTTTTGTCGTTGGCGATGAGGTCATCCCGGGATTTGTTCCGGCCCAAGCCCTTCAGAGCAAGCTGGAATCGGTCCGCTCCTGTGGCTCGACAACCTGCTGATCAGCAAGCGTGATGGCGTTCGGCGGATCGCCCCAAAGGCCCTGAAGCCTGAAGCGAGAGAGCCAGCCAGAGAGCCTGAGACAAGGCATCGGGGGCCGCACCAAGACGCGAGCGACCCCAATCAAGCAATCGATCAGGGAACAACAAACTTGGCCCTGATCGGTTCTCCAGAAAGGCAATCGGCACGTCACCTATAGAGCCGATGACGAAAACAACCATAAAAAGGCCATGTTTTCGCAAAAACTTGCCGATAATTACTGCCCAAAAGTCGGGACATCCCCCAACAACACTTCCCTCTCATCGATGGA encodes:
- a CDS encoding penicillin-binding protein 1A, which translates into the protein MWRFFGFLFAAGSVLFIVVAVAVYIFLNSMMAGLPDFTALRNYEPPVMTRIHAADGQLMAEYAEQRRLFLPIQAIPDRVKQAFLSAEDKNFYNHAGLDFMGIARAIVTNVRNYGSNRRPVGASTITQQVAKNFLLSSEQSYERKIKEALLSMRIEQAFSKDEILELYLNEIFFGIGSYGIGSAALHYFDKSVHELTLAEVAYLAALPKAPNNYHPIHDTEKAIERRNWVIDQMVNNGYATIEEANQAKASDLEVKFRPRGAHIFAADYFAEEVRRWIDEEFGTEKLYKGGLSVRTSLDVDLQVEARKALNDGLIKYDRRKGWRGPVKTASITDDWGTALYKIDPLSDVPEWKLAVVLEAGDNEATIGLRPEKDATGEVSTARETGTIPLKDLKWAKWSKGDRKGKAIRKTSDVFAPGDVVYVTKEEDGSYSLEQPPEVSGALIAMDPYTGRILAIAGGFSYDQSQFDRATQAYRQPGSSFKPFVYATALDNGYTPSSVVMDAPIEIQQGGGQGIWRPQNYGGKFYGPSTLRLGIEKSRNVMTVRLAQDMGMPLVAEYAKRFGIYDNLMPVLSMALGAGETTVMRMVTAYSMLANGGRRVTPTFVDRVQDRYGKTIYKHDQRICDACNVQSWQNQDEPEVIDNREQVLDPMTAYQITSMLEGVVTRGTAPVVREVGKPIAGKTGTTNDERDAWFVGYSPDLVVGVYVGYDRPRPMGRGSTGGHLAAPIFTEFMKVALKDKPKKPFAVPEGLQLIPIDRRTGLRASASSDGGVIMEAFKPGTAPPDSYSVIGYTDDMGRPVTAQEAERALTQGTGGLY
- a CDS encoding sodium:proton antiporter, with translation MIANVGLLAAFAFFYSLISARLSSTVLTGPMIFVLFGLLAGNWGLGLFEFNINAHSVRTFADWTLALVLFTDAATANRSALVHKIRIPERMLFIGMPLVMLLGTAVGWLLFDHLPIWEIAIVACCLAATDAALGAECLHDEAVPNYLRTGLNVESGLNDGLAVPVLLVLIELAVALPDSSMSGTDVMVILLREIGLGVVVGVAVSMVGVFLMQQAKRFNWVDADWKQIPVVALAMCSFAFAQELEGSGYIAAFCGGLMFRQLTKRFSHGMIEGATEVGETLSLVVWVFFGAVMLDIMMPVMHWTVLVYALLSLTVVRSLSIILSLAWSGETLAGKTYLGWFGPRGLASLVFVEIVSNAGVPHTDFIAGVVFTTVLMSVFLHGLSTHPMSRWLAQLDQESKRRRNGADDKQAKT
- a CDS encoding N-acetylmuramoyl-L-alanine amidase, which produces MISILADVSARLRCASGRALLTLLVCLAAVSLFGVDGARADDQSGSDPVVVEAVRTTGTKELSRFVIDVSQPVDFTIFALDEPYRLVIDLPGMDFEVEHGMGQVERALVKNFRFGSFSGSRSRIVLDLTDPVRIIKAQTFPPVDDIPAKILIELEAVEQDVFVKETMKDVMHVDVDGTIDDKRLAVAAASSAVDEAPPEDPRPLVVIDPGHGGIDRGATSRSGLKESELVLTFAKALKKRLEKDGHVRVAMTREKDVFISLSKRVAIARELKADLFVSIHADTVRQSYVRGATVYTLSDKASDAVAARLARQENRSDLLAGLEIEKDDDVVADILIDLTRRETSNHSALYSRTLVGALKSSIRLSKTPERSAGFKVLKAPDIPSVLVELGYLSNSKDQSALASKAWQEKAVESISKSMRTFFLRRSTQSSGLIAPDAG
- a CDS encoding ribonuclease E/G, translated to MPNQMLVDATHPEETRVVVVRGNRVEEFDFESANRKQLRGNIYLAKVTRVEPSLQAAFVDYGGNRHGFLAFSEIHPDYYQIPVADRQALLEEEKGHHSDDEEDESEAAEPKRKRSSRSRRNSKQSKKNNGDAKQPEAADKTDNQSDSDTSAADTQSADTPDSEPANNPENNDVAASAASESSDVPAADAPSGSDDDDSNPPAQAHAVAKDDSVEVDPDDIEEAEELDDDEKVPFEALDDSDDDDDSDENGDVEHVGAEDAMEEVPERRTRRRARQYKIQEVIKRRQILLVQVVKEERGNKGAALTTYLSLAGRYSVLMPNTARGGGISRKITNVTDRKRLKTIASELEVADGMGVILRTAGASRTKTEIKRDFEYLLRLWENVRDLTLQSAAPTLVYEEGSLIKRSIRDLYNKDIDQVLVAGEEGYKEAKGFMRMLMPSHARNVQPYRDPQPIFTRMGIENQLDAMFSPQVTLKSGGYIVIDQTEALVSIDVNSGRSTREHNIEDTALSTNLEASEEISRQLRLRDLAGLVVIDFIDMEEKRNNRSVEKRLKDCLKSDRARIQVGRISHFGLMEMSRQRIRTGVLESSMDPCPHCHGTGYVRASASVALLILRSIEDHLLKGVTHHVVVKTRGNVALYILNQKRQNLFELEGRFGVNIFIEVDDHLEGKHLEIERGDPLEEPVAPTPTVSMLMTDDLDNDDDLEFEAEMEREQDEESSSKKRRRRRRRKKGNQQDLRNGQQDDDNDSDDGDNDTDADDDSENGEASSGQQDASSDDDNDERPKKSRRRGRRGGRRNRRNRNNDGQDQTSDASGEDDAASASEGSPDRSSDDSSSDASSSEESSSENRASVSDQNPDRNDAPEPIISAEPTGELPDMAPIAASEEVGNVTEETVTPEIAAPEPASEVISEAASSEEAAATMSDVTQAAEPAPDAQASVESTAENEQDDVKGEEAADADTAPFPVESKQEKSEPEQSEDKRPKRSGWWNRNGFL